Proteins from one Panicum virgatum strain AP13 chromosome 7K, P.virgatum_v5, whole genome shotgun sequence genomic window:
- the LOC120639566 gene encoding UNC93-like protein 1 — translation MAVTEVEAPPPAVPAKRGLLRYNSPLAQVSLLGLICFCCPGMFNALSGLGGGGQVDNDTADNANTALYACFAVFGVLGGAAHNLLGPRVTLLLGALTYPLYAGSFLYYNHHATQAFPVAAGAILGAGAGFLWAAQGAIMTSYPPPNRRGTYISLFWCLFNLGGVFGGLLPFSFNYNRNDKKPVGVNDGTYIGFMAFMLVGAALTVLVLPPARIVRSDGTKATRVTFSSPATEGAEILKLFANWRMLLVLPAAWASNFFYTYQFNHVNGALFTIRTKGLNNVFYWGAQMLGSAGIGYFLDFGFASRRKRGLVGVLAVALVGTAIWGGGLANQLKYNHGELADRIDFKEGRRYAGPFLLYFSYGLLDAMFQSLIYWIIGALANDSEVLSRYVGFYKGVQSAGAAVAWQVDRQKTSLVSQLIVNWGLMTISYPLLALLVFLAVKDEDNSVSSVEDGKEKDSKLSAPTSFH, via the exons ATGGCCGTGACGGAGGTggaggccccgccgccggcggtgccgGCAAAGCGCGGCCTCCTCCGGTACAACTCGCCGCTGGCGCAGGTGTCCCTGCTGGGCCTCATCTGCTTCTGCTGCCCGGGCATGTTCAACGCGCTctccggcctcggcggcggcggccaggtcgACAATGACACCGCCGACAACGCCAACACCGCCCTCTACGCCTGCTTCGCCGTCTTCGGcgtcctcggcggcgccgcgcacAACCTCCTCGGCCCGCGCGTCACGCTCCTGCTGGGCGCCCTCACCTACCCGCTCTACGCCGGCTCCTTCCTCTACTACAACCACCACGCCACCCAGGCCTTCCCCGTCGCGGCCGGCGCCatcctcggcgccggcgccggcttcCTCTGGGCGGCGCAGGGCGCCATCATGACCTCCtacccgccgcccaaccgccggGGCACCTACATCTCCCTCTTCTGGTGCCTCTTCAACCTCGGCGGCGTCTtcggcggcctcctccccttCTCCTTTAACTACAACCGCAACGACAAGAAGCCCGTCGGCGTCAACGACGGCACCTACATCGGCTTCATGGCCTTCATGCTCGTCGGCGCCGCGCTCACCGTCCTCGTCCTGCCGCCGGCACGGATCGTCCGCAGCGACGGCACCAAGGCCACCCGGGTCACCTTCTCCTCGCCGGCCACCGAGGGCGCCGAGATCCTCAAGCTCTTCGCCAACTGGAGGATGCTGCTCGTGCTCCCCGCCGCCTGGGCGAGCAACTTCTTCTACACCTACCAGTTCAACCACGTCAACGGCGCCCTCTTCACGATCCGCACCAAGGGCCTCAACAACGTCTTCTACTGGGGCGCGCAGATGCTCGGCTCCGCCGGCATCGGCTACTTCCTCGACTTCGGCTTCGCCAGCCGCAGGAAGAGGGGGCTCGTCGgggtcctcgccgtcgccctcgtCGGGACGGCCATCTGGGGAGGCGGCTTGGCCAACCAGCTCAAGTACAACCATGGCGAATTGGCCGACCGTATCGATTTCAAGGAAGGCCGCCGGTACGCCGGGCCATTCCTGCTCTACTTCAGCTACGGCCTGCTGGACGCCATGTTCCAGAGCCTTATCTACTGGATCATTGGGGCCCTGGCAAATGACTCCGAAGTCCTCAGCAG GTACGTCGGGTTCTACAAGGGGGTGCAGAGCGCGGGAGCGGCTGTGGCATGGCAAGTCGACAGGCAAAAGACGTCTCTGGTATCGCAGCTGATTGTGAACTGGGGGCTTATGACCATCAGCTATCCCTTGCTTGCCCTGCTGGTGTTCCTGGCTGTGAAGGACGAGGACAATTCGGTTTCCTCGGTGGAGGACGGAAAGGAGAAAGACAGTAAGCTGTCTGCACCAACCAGCTTCCACTAA